Proteins from a single region of Chromobacterium sp. ATCC 53434:
- a CDS encoding glycosyltransferase family 9 protein, producing MKLKTLKFFDKLLATIVNRLPTKTMRHHAPSPSRILIIKLSAMGDALCMFPAARRLATVFPEAHIDWLTTKRSNPVYFSALPFLNKTIILSTSLRDIFISGVRILLSLRRYDLIIDFDQYYRVSELLSYFGKINAGFDAPLKGSAFAIKIPYDPGINETDMFHRLIDRVLAEYSAPSTASSRFDLPELLTGFQPSERLRAIAADIRSIGLPVLAFYPGSSRNAAFRRLDAGKYLQVIESLRSRCTVVIAGGPDEAELKPVFPASSAQLFNLIGELSLLEWTWLFHSAIDVFVGNDGGLLHVAESQSVPVVGIFGPALYRKWGSANPRSIAVETSLPCRPCLKNYLGMVPSHCQFETVKCLDAITTQSIVDAVDAVLDKTAVPHP from the coding sequence ATGAAACTTAAAACATTGAAATTTTTCGACAAGCTATTAGCAACAATAGTAAATCGACTTCCAACTAAAACCATGCGCCACCATGCGCCCTCCCCATCGCGGATACTAATTATCAAGTTGTCCGCCATGGGTGACGCTTTGTGCATGTTTCCCGCAGCTCGCCGGCTGGCCACCGTTTTCCCAGAAGCCCATATCGATTGGTTGACGACGAAGCGCAGCAATCCGGTCTATTTTTCCGCGCTACCATTTCTCAATAAAACCATCATTCTCTCGACATCGCTACGAGATATTTTCATATCCGGCGTTCGCATTCTTCTGTCGTTGAGAAGATATGATCTCATTATCGATTTTGATCAGTACTACCGTGTATCAGAATTGCTGTCTTATTTCGGTAAAATCAATGCAGGCTTTGATGCCCCGCTGAAGGGCTCGGCCTTCGCAATCAAGATTCCTTACGATCCCGGAATCAATGAAACCGACATGTTTCATCGCCTGATCGACCGTGTGCTGGCCGAGTATTCGGCCCCATCGACAGCGTCCTCCCGCTTCGATCTGCCGGAACTGCTGACCGGCTTCCAGCCATCGGAACGGTTGCGGGCAATCGCCGCCGACATCCGCTCCATCGGCTTGCCGGTGCTGGCCTTCTATCCCGGCTCAAGCCGCAACGCAGCCTTCCGCCGGCTCGATGCGGGAAAATACCTGCAAGTGATTGAAAGCCTGCGCAGCCGTTGCACCGTCGTCATTGCAGGCGGCCCGGACGAGGCCGAGCTGAAACCCGTCTTTCCCGCCTCTTCGGCGCAACTGTTCAACCTGATAGGAGAGTTGAGCTTGCTGGAATGGACTTGGCTATTTCACTCGGCCATCGACGTCTTCGTCGGCAACGACGGCGGGCTGCTGCATGTGGCTGAAAGCCAGTCCGTCCCGGTCGTCGGCATCTTCGGCCCCGCGCTGTACCGGAAATGGGGATCGGCCAATCCGAGGTCGATCGCCGTCGAAACCAGCCTGCCCTGCCGTCCCTGCCTGAAAAACTATCTCGGCATGGTTCCATCCCACTGCCAATTCGAAACCGTCAAATGCCTGGACGCGATAACAACGCAATCCATCGTCGACGCCGTCGACGCCGTTCTCGACAAAACCGCCGTTCCACATCCGTGA